Part of the Mytilus trossulus isolate FHL-02 chromosome 2, PNRI_Mtr1.1.1.hap1, whole genome shotgun sequence genome is shown below.
TATATAAAACACTAATACGACGGAAGACATTAAAGATATCAAAACATCTAGAAAACTAAAGTAAGTGATTGTTTTCAAGCCTAACTGTGCATCtgctttagtttttttttttagaaaatcatGCAGATCTTATTTTACACACTTGCAGACAaccaagtacatgtatacaaatcGGTGTCGAGATGAGGCGTGTTTTAAACTTATAAAGCACAGAAAGGGATACAGAAGCACTCCTGGAAACGTGGTCCAATTATTTTAGAAACAGTCCTTTAAGACATGGATATTTTCCTCCCCAAAATTcaacatcaaaatatataactaaCAGTTAACAAGTGTTTCTCgttaaacgtttttttttatatagataagatcaTTGGTTTCTCTgtttgaatcgttttacatTGGACACTTTTGTGAACATttaaagcttgctgttcggtatgAGCCAATGCTTCATGTTCatggccgtactttgacctctAATGGTTTACTATTATAAACTGTGCCATTGGTGGAGAGTTGCTTCGTcgtcactcataccacatctctttttttttatatctataaaatcaatgtaatgACCTAAATATATACCTATAACTATCCTTCACGAGTATTCTATCTAGTAGTTTTAGATTGGATTCATTGAACTAGGCGCACAGTAAACTTACACTTCCAATACTTCTAGTATAactaactttttttgttttactgttaCGTTTTTTCTATGCTTCAAGGTTTTTaattagttcatttatattgcCTGTACAATTTGTTTGGTGTATTTTCGGAATATTTGGTCTTTTCTATCCATGtgagttttctattttgtaaatgtcgatcgtttgtttgtttatttgcttattttggTTGGGTTTTTATGGGTTAGGCTCATGTTTTTGAGTCCTGTAGTTTTATaggttcatatataaatatataagtcaaaaatattacagttgttatccattcgttttgtgtgttttgtctTTCCGTTTCGAATTGTCCTTGGAgcttagtatttttgtgattttactttttatacttacaaaattgaataagcaatatttcagaaaaacatattttaatggtAAAACACATAAATTATTATACATTCAACAAACCTAATGGATATGAAACTCTGTAAGCAGACATCGTTGTGATGTTTGATGGTGAACATGACACATCATATGGCCGTgtcatacatatatttataaatgagtCTAGCACTAATTTGTAGATGTTGTAGCAGAAGCATATCTTTCGTTCGTATACAAAGCcatattgtattatttgtataGAAGGTTTTTAATAAACTTCATGCACATTCTAAGCTTATGCTTTTGTCCTGCTCTTGAAAATAGTTTACTGAAAAATGCTATAAACACCAAAAGAATACAGAGATAACGGCCTTCTTATCTATAaccttataatatttttttattatcatctgatacatgtatgtctcGATGATGTCGTGGTAGCGTGTTTGCACAAAGTGTGGGAGGTTGGGAGTTCGAACCCCGGCCGTTTTCAAAACAAAAGCCTTAAAAGTTGGTAATTGCTGATTTTTTGCCAAGCACATAACTTTAAAGAGGAATAACAAACACTGGACGGCTAATTATGTCCGTTTAAGGTGACTCGTCTTTCTGAAGACTTTTTTCGTTAAATCCGACTCAGCGTGAAGGTCTTGTACAAAGTGGAAATAATAATCCGCTATCACCAACATTTGTAATTTCTCAATGACCAATGGAAAACGGAATTTCGAACGCACTTATAACATTCTAATGTACACTGATTTAGTATTTTGTATGTTATCCAATCATATCAAGTTCTTATCATACATTAAGAAGTTTTAAGCAATTGTATTTACAGTAGAGTTGCTGCTGTGATCTCTTCCATTTGCCGAGTTTTTCAGAATGTCCTGTTGAGAGGATAAGGTAGTGTTGAATGCCGATCCATTGCGCATTGACACAGAACTCATCTGAGTCATTGTTGTCGAATATGGCCGACGGAGTGGTTTCTTTCTGCAGCAacaaatcatgtttataaacatCGTCCTGAATTTACGACCACTAAGAAAATACATATAGAAATTAATAGCATGGTTAAGATCCGAAAGGAAAAATACGATGTTATACACCAGAAAGTATTGTGCATACGTATGAACATCTTTGGTGTAATCCCAATAGTCTTGCATGATGAAAAATGCACAGTTCGGCATAGTTAAGATAATAAACACAACTGAGATACTGACTAACATTACAGTTATCTGTTGTTGGTGTTTAATCTTGTCggtattttgtgttttgtcaattttattagtCAGCATTCTTTGTTTGCTAGACGCCATTTTTATTCCAAGAATAATCATCGTGTTAAATATCAAGAGTAGTATGAAAGGTACTATGCTGTAAGCAGCGCCATCTATCCAGTACCATACCTTAGTGACGAAATGCACATATTCATCTACGAAAGAACACTGCCACACATATACCTTATGTGGTAGCTCAATTGTTGTCCAGTAGAATTGCAAGTTTAGGGCCATCAGTATTATTGCCAAAACTATCATATTAATAAAGGCTCGTCTTTTAGTGCATAACTTTGTGACTTGCAATGGAAACCAAATCGCAATAAATCGTTCAATCGTCATGGATACTAACAGCCAATTAGAATAATGCATTAGAAATGTCCCGAGAAAAAACATAGTTCTGCAACCATTATCAAATAGTCGGACATCATATAGTGTAAGGAGCAAgtataacaatttgaaaacgagATTCATGGCGTCGGTTAAGGAAAGCATCGCCATGTATACAGATGATGAAGTTAGAGGTTTCATGCGACATATCGTAATGAGTGCACATGCGCTACCGGGAATTCCTAACgcacataaaatataaagataataatTATTGATAACAACGGCAGCTTTGAACTCTGAATACTGATTAAGTTGATCCAAAAGAGACAGTACTTTCTTGGACGCTGCTGTTGTACCGTTGTCGGACGTTATATTAGCTGTAATATTCTCACTTATTGATGTGTATGTCATCGATATTGTTGTCGATTgcattttcacttttttttctgaaaaaaaatgtttattttgttagtgaaaaatatttcttcGCATATTTAAAGCATAAGGTGTAAAGAGAATGTCTGGaaagttttataacttcaaGGCCTGTGGTGATTATCGTAGAAAAATCTACGCCATAGAACTATGATATTCATATTCATGTGCATGGAAATTCTACTTTAGTTTTTTAACCGTTCAATATTCAACAGATCGTCAGCCATTAATTGgtatgaatattttaaagatttaaatgatAGTTTTCATATCCGCTACCCTCGAATCAGAAATCTGAAAATAGGTGTCAACATGAGCATAAAATAATCTTTCAGGGTCGGTTGTCGGTGGTGGATACAGAAAGCTCTATGTTTTCGGTCTCTTAGCTTTCAAGTTAAATCAATTTATTGGTATAATATATTAAGTTCCATTATGCCATATCAATAACAGACTTTATGACATAGACGTCAATGGGACGGCAACCCAACAATTCGAGAAAAAAACTagtaaacagctgcgccatgagcgcatgatacgcccgacgtcttatgtggaagttatatgcaataatcataaatagtttctgagaaattttaagcaataaccatatatagtttttgagacacggcgggaaACCCCccaccctgtttttttttatacaaaaactatatatcactaaaataaaattttgaatcaaaaccaaaaagtatatagatctttagattaatataacaaagaagtgtgtaaagttttaagcaataatcataaattatttttgagatacggcgcgacaagtaaaaaaaaacctcccct
Proteins encoded:
- the LOC134705602 gene encoding thyrotropin-releasing hormone receptor-like; this encodes MRLKHFSLILGKVLIYTEKKVKMQSTTISMTYTSISENITANITSDNGTTAASKKVLSLLDQLNQYSEFKAAVVINNYYLYILCALGIPGSACALITICRMKPLTSSSVYMAMLSLTDAMNLVFKLLYLLLTLYDVRLFDNGCRTMFFLGTFLMHYSNWLLVSMTIERFIAIWFPLQVTKLCTKRRAFINMIVLAIILMALNLQFYWTTIELPHKVYVWQCSFVDEYVHFVTKVWYWIDGAAYSIVPFILLLIFNTMIILGIKMASSKQRMLTNKIDKTQNTDKIKHQQQITVMLVSISVVFIILTMPNCAFFIMQDYWDYTKDVHTYAQYFLVYNIVFFLSDLNHAINFYMYFLSGRKFRTMFINMICCCRKKPLRRPYSTTMTQMSSVSMRNGSAFNTTLSSQQDILKNSANGRDHSSNSTVNTIA